One window of the Anolis sagrei isolate rAnoSag1 chromosome 5, rAnoSag1.mat, whole genome shotgun sequence genome contains the following:
- the KCNA5 gene encoding potassium voltage-gated channel subfamily A member 5 has protein sequence MEIALVTLENGGATAVGGEADSGPGAESSEALSPGRRPRRCPRRLPPAPPPEEGMAIASGGDCPAYRACPSTAPAEGGGPCGGGEELGEAECESALLGQQRVLINISGLRFETHLGTLSQFPDTLLGDPEKRMRYFDPLRNEYFFDRNRPSFDGILYFYQSGGKLRRPVNVSIDVFADEIRFYQLGEEAMERFREDEGFIKEEERPLPANEFQRQVWLIFEYPESSSSARGIAIVSVLVILISIITFCLETLPEFRDERELHVPLPLPPNGTLGDLPRPQPPSTLSDPFFIIETTCVIWFTFELLVRFFACPSKPEFSRNIMNIIDIVAIIPYFITLGTELAHEQQKEEQPGSTGNGGQQQAMSLAILRVIRLVRVFRIFKLSRHSKGLQILGQTLKASMRELGLLIFFLFIGVILFSSAVYFAEADDPESHFSSIPDAFWWAVVTMTTVGYGDMRPVTVGGKIVGSLCAIAGVLTIALPVPVIVSNFNYFYHRETDHEEQAMLKDESSAPGNSATDLKRQASKTSLDKSVVHLENAEGMNNVMRSVEKANIKAKSSIDLRRSLYALCLDTNRETDL, from the coding sequence ATGGAGATCGCCTTGGTGACGCTGGAGAACGGAGGCGCCACGGCCGTCGGAGGAGAGGCGGATAGCGGGCCCGGCGCGGAGAGCAGCGAGGCCCTCAGCCCAGGACGCCGCCCCCGCCGCTGCCCGCGACGCCTACCCCCCGCGCCGCCGCCCGAGGAAGGCATGGCCATCGCCAGCGGCGGGGATTGCCCGGCCTACAGGGCCTGCCCTTCGACGGCCCCTGCGGAAGGAGGCGGGCCCTGCGGTGGCGGGGAGGAGCTAGGCGAAGCGGAGTGCGAGAGCGCCCTCTTGGGGCAGCAGCGCGTGCTCATCAACATCTCCGGCCTGCGCTTCGAGACCCACCTGGGCACCCTCAGCCAGTTCCCGGACACCCTCCTGGGCGACCCCGAGAAGCGCATGCGCTACTTCGACCCCCTCCGCAACGAGTACTTCTTCGACCGCAACCGGCCCAGCTTCGACGGCATCCTCTACTTCTACCAGTCGGGCGGCAAGCTGCGCCGGCCCGTCAACGTCTCCATCGACGTCTTCGCCGACGAGATCCGCTTCTACCAACTAGGCGAGGAGGCCATGGAGCGCTTCCGTGAAGACGAGGGCTTCATCAAGGAGGAAGAACGCCCGCTCCCGGCCAACGAGTTCCAGCGGCAGGTCTGGCTCATCTTCGAGTACCCGGAAAGCTCCAGCTCAGCCCGCGGCATTGCCATCGTCTCAGTGCTGGTCATCCTGATCTCCATCATCACCTTCTGCCTGGAGACGCTGCCCGAGTTCCGGGACGAGCGGGAGCTGCATGTGCCCCTCCCGCTCCCACCCAACGGCACCCTGGGGGACCTGCCCCGCCCACAGCCCCCCAGCACCCTCAGCGACCCCTTTTTCATCATCGAGACTACCTGCGTCATTTGGTTCACCTTTGAGCTGCTGGTGCGCTTCTTTGCCTGTCCAAGCAAGCCCGAATTCTCCCGGAACATCATGAACATCATCGACATCGTAGCCATCATCCCATATTTCATCACTTTGGGTACGGAACTGGCTCATGAGCAGCAGAAGGAGGAACAGCCTGGCAGCACTGGCAATGGAGGCCAACAACAAGCCATGTCCTTAGCCATCCTCCGCGTCATCCGCTTGGTCAGGGTCTTCCGCATCTTCAAACTCTCCAGGCACTCCAAAGGCCTGCAGATCTTGGGCCAGACTTTGAAAGCCAGCATGAGGGAGCTGGGTTtgctcatttttttccttttcatcgGCGTGATCCTCTTCTCCAGCGCCGTCTATTTCGCCGAGGCCGACGACCCCGAGTCGCACTTCTCTAGCATTCCGGATGCCTTTTGGTGGGCGGTGGTTACCATGACGACGGTGGGTTACGGAGACATGAGGCCTGTCACTGTGGGGGGCAAGATCGTGGGCTCCTTGTGTGCCATCGCGGGCGTGCTCACCATTGCCCTTCCCGTCCCCGTTATTGTGTCCAACTTCAACTATTTTTACCACCGGGAAACCGACCACGAGGAGCAAGCCATGCTCAAGGATGAGTCAAGTGCTCCAGGCAACTCGGCTACAGATTTGAAGAGACAAGCCAGTAAAACCTCATTGGACAAATCTGTTGTGCACTTGGAGAATGCCGAGGGGATGAACAATGTGATGAGATCTGTAGAGAAGGCCAATATCAAAGCTAAAAGTAGCATAGATCTTAGGCGGTCTCTCTATGCGCTCTGCCTGGATACTAACCGGGAAACAGACTTGTAA